The Methylotenera sp. G11 genome includes a window with the following:
- a CDS encoding LytR/AlgR family response regulator transcription factor translates to MPMLNILIADDEAPARNRLRDLLTDIGNTHIVAEAKNGKEALLRADELQPDIVLLDIRMPEMDGIEAAQHLQNLPRPPAVIFTTAFDNYAIQAFDMNAVDYLLKPIRLERLEKALQKARALQPQQLAAITPLSPRKTHLTITERGRILLVPVDDIIYLRAELKYVTVRTAEREYLLEESLTHLEQEFAHLFIRLHRNCLVAQAYILGYEKRSSDEHGEKQWVALLKHVPETVTVSRRQQHLIRMT, encoded by the coding sequence ATGCCCATGCTTAACATCCTGATCGCCGATGATGAAGCCCCTGCCCGCAATCGTTTGCGCGACCTGCTGACCGATATCGGCAACACCCATATTGTTGCCGAAGCCAAAAACGGGAAGGAAGCCCTGCTGCGTGCAGATGAGTTGCAGCCGGACATCGTGCTGCTGGATATCCGCATGCCGGAAATGGACGGCATCGAGGCTGCGCAGCACTTGCAGAATCTACCCAGGCCGCCAGCCGTTATTTTCACCACCGCCTTTGATAATTACGCTATCCAGGCCTTTGACATGAATGCCGTCGACTATTTATTAAAACCGATCAGGTTGGAGCGGCTGGAAAAAGCGCTGCAAAAGGCACGCGCCCTGCAGCCGCAGCAGCTTGCTGCAATCACACCGCTATCGCCAAGAAAAACGCACCTCACGATCACAGAGCGTGGCCGCATCCTGCTAGTACCTGTTGACGACATCATCTACCTGCGCGCCGAACTCAAATACGTCACCGTACGTACGGCAGAACGTGAATACCTGCTTGAAGAGTCGCTGACGCATCTGGAACAGGAGTTCGCGCATTTATTCATCCGCCTGCATCGCAACTGCCTGGTTGCACAGGCTTATATCCTCGGCTATGAAAAACGCAGCAGCGATGAACATGGCGAAAAACAATGGGTAGCGCTGTTAAAGCACGTGCCGGAAACCGTCACGGTCAGTCGCCGTCAGCAGCATCTTATCCGCATGACCTGA
- a CDS encoding sensor histidine kinase — MKNTGRLPNIRNLGILLRVLIIANTALILVAYTLSADPVDFFEHMAAISALAQPMLLGCLLLLYGCYPLIVRLNYPQGLVAIFTLVMLCTLIIYMLFARLWVFDDLPALSRILFTAAAISAITLYYFNLRYRAQSPAVTEARLQALQARIRPHFLFNSINAVLSLIRSQPKQAETALEDMADLFRVLMADNRELVPLAQEIALCRQYLALEKLRLNERLNIQWQIDNMPPDAMIPPLVLQPLVENAVYHGIEPLASGGTITIQIYTRLNEIHLVLKNPYNTQNNRQHGNKMALGNIKERLALHFDLEASLKNSQEKGEYVVHIVLPHQKQTQKH, encoded by the coding sequence ATGAAAAATACCGGCCGTTTACCCAATATCCGTAATCTGGGCATACTGTTACGCGTACTGATCATCGCTAACACTGCCTTAATATTGGTTGCCTATACCTTGAGCGCAGACCCGGTAGATTTCTTCGAACACATGGCGGCCATCTCCGCGCTGGCGCAACCCATGCTGTTAGGCTGCCTGCTTTTACTTTATGGCTGCTACCCCCTGATTGTCAGGTTAAATTATCCACAGGGGCTGGTCGCGATATTCACCCTGGTCATGCTATGCACCTTAATCATCTATATGCTGTTTGCCCGGCTCTGGGTTTTCGATGACCTGCCGGCATTGTCACGCATACTTTTTACTGCCGCCGCCATCAGCGCAATCACGCTGTATTATTTTAACCTGCGCTATCGCGCGCAGTCGCCGGCCGTGACCGAAGCGCGGCTGCAGGCGCTGCAGGCACGCATCCGCCCGCATTTTCTGTTTAACAGCATCAATGCCGTGCTCTCGCTCATCCGCAGCCAGCCCAAGCAGGCCGAAACCGCTTTAGAAGACATGGCAGACCTGTTTCGCGTACTGATGGCCGACAACCGTGAATTGGTGCCGCTCGCACAGGAAATCGCACTGTGCCGGCAATACCTGGCACTGGAAAAGCTGCGCCTGAACGAACGCCTGAATATTCAATGGCAGATTGACAATATGCCACCGGATGCCATGATTCCGCCACTGGTGCTCCAGCCGCTGGTGGAAAATGCGGTTTACCACGGGATTGAGCCGCTGGCCAGCGGCGGCACTATTACGATTCAGATCTATACCAGATTGAACGAAATCCACCTGGTGCTGAAAAACCCCTACAATACGCAGAATAACCGCCAGCACGGCAATAAAATGGCGCTTGGCAATATCAAGGAGCGACTGGCACTGCACTTCGATCTTGAAGCCTCCCTTAAAAACAGTCAGGAAAAAGGCGAATATGTCGTGCATATCGTCCTGCCCCATCAGAAACAGACACAGAAACATTGA
- the argH gene encoding argininosuccinate lyase encodes MTEKVNSLNKKDTSWSGRFNEPVAELVKKYTASVGFDYRLAPYDIQGSIAHARMLSERSIISRQDFAAIEKGLQEIAQEIEAGQFEWLLDLEDVHLNIEKRLTDKIGDAGKRLHTGRSRNDQVATDVRLWLRATADQVVAGLHQLQGSLLDLAEKHYDTVMPGFTHLQVAQPVTFGHHLMAYYEMLKRDAARFVDCRKRINRLPLGAAALAGTSYPIDREMVAKNLGFDGVCENSLDAVSDRDFAIEFTFASSLVMTHLSRLSEELILWSSPRFAFIDIADRFCTGSSIMPQKKNPDVPELVRGKTGRVYGHLTALLTLMKGQPLAYNKDNQEDKEPLFDTVDTLLVTLEIYADMMRGITVNKENMRQAASEGFATATDLADYLVKKGMPFRDAHEVVALAVRHAVEQNVDLSDLPLASLQKFAAEISDDVYAVLTLEGSLQSRNHIGGTAPVQVKAAIARAKKEMG; translated from the coding sequence TTGACAGAAAAAGTAAATTCGCTCAATAAAAAAGACACCAGTTGGTCAGGGCGTTTTAATGAGCCGGTAGCAGAGCTGGTAAAAAAATATACAGCCTCTGTGGGCTTCGATTACCGCCTGGCGCCATATGACATACAGGGGTCTATCGCTCATGCTCGCATGTTGAGTGAGCGGTCGATTATTTCCAGGCAGGATTTCGCCGCGATTGAAAAAGGCTTGCAGGAAATCGCACAGGAAATCGAAGCCGGCCAGTTTGAATGGCTGCTGGATCTGGAAGATGTGCATCTGAATATTGAAAAACGCCTGACCGACAAGATTGGCGACGCAGGTAAGCGCTTACATACGGGCAGAAGCCGTAATGACCAGGTGGCAACCGATGTGCGTTTGTGGCTGCGGGCGACGGCAGACCAGGTGGTTGCCGGCTTGCATCAATTGCAGGGCAGCCTGCTCGATCTGGCTGAAAAGCATTACGACACGGTAATGCCGGGCTTTACGCACCTGCAAGTGGCGCAACCTGTGACGTTTGGCCACCATCTGATGGCTTATTATGAGATGCTGAAACGCGATGCCGCGCGCTTTGTGGATTGCAGGAAACGCATCAACCGCCTGCCGCTGGGTGCTGCTGCGCTGGCCGGTACCAGTTACCCGATTGACCGTGAAATGGTTGCGAAAAACCTGGGTTTTGACGGCGTATGTGAAAATTCATTGGATGCAGTGTCAGACCGTGACTTTGCCATTGAATTTACCTTTGCCTCTTCATTGGTGATGACGCATCTGTCGCGCCTGTCTGAAGAGCTAATTTTGTGGAGTTCACCACGGTTTGCGTTTATTGATATTGCGGACCGTTTCTGTACCGGCTCGTCGATCATGCCGCAGAAAAAGAACCCGGATGTGCCGGAACTGGTGCGCGGTAAAACCGGCCGAGTATACGGGCACCTGACGGCCTTGCTCACCCTGATGAAAGGCCAGCCGCTTGCCTATAACAAAGATAACCAGGAGGACAAGGAGCCGTTGTTCGATACGGTGGATACTTTACTGGTTACGCTGGAAATCTATGCGGACATGATGCGTGGCATTACCGTCAATAAAGAAAACATGCGCCAGGCCGCCAGTGAAGGTTTTGCGACAGCGACCGACCTGGCTGATTATCTCGTGAAAAAAGGCATGCCGTTCAGGGATGCGCACGAAGTCGTAGCGCTGGCTGTACGCCACGCGGTAGAGCAGAACGTGGATTTAAGTGACCTGCCGCTGGCAAGCCTGCAGAAATTCGCGGCGGAGATCAGTGATGATGTGTATGCCGTATTGACGCTGGAAGGTTCCCTGCAAAGCCGTAACCATATTGGCGGCACAGCCCCGGTTCAGGTTAAAGCGGCTATTGCACGGGCTAAAAAAGAAATGGGCTGA